In Mycobacterium stomatepiae, the following are encoded in one genomic region:
- a CDS encoding SDR family oxidoreductase has protein sequence MNHPDLAGKAAIVTGAGAGIGLAVAQRLAAEGCGVLCADINGAAADAAAAEIGCGAIGYQVDVSDETQVIGMVEACVATFGGVDKLVANAGVVHMASLLNTTVEDFDRVIAINLRGAWLCTKHAAPRMVERGGGAIVSVSSLAGHIGVGGSGAYGMSKAGVSHLSRITAAELRSSNIRANALLPAFVDTPMQQIAMTTFDQTLGEGGAGQMIARLQGRMAAPEEMASIVAFLLSDDASMITGTTQIADGGTIAALW, from the coding sequence TTGAACCATCCAGACCTAGCCGGTAAGGCCGCGATCGTCACCGGTGCCGGCGCCGGGATAGGCCTCGCGGTGGCGCAGCGACTCGCCGCCGAGGGTTGTGGCGTGCTGTGCGCGGACATCAACGGCGCCGCGGCCGATGCGGCCGCCGCCGAGATCGGCTGTGGCGCAATCGGTTACCAGGTTGACGTCAGTGACGAGACACAGGTCATCGGCATGGTCGAAGCCTGCGTCGCGACGTTCGGCGGCGTGGACAAACTCGTCGCCAACGCCGGCGTCGTTCATATGGCCTCGCTGCTCAACACCACCGTCGAGGACTTCGATCGTGTCATCGCGATCAATCTCCGGGGTGCATGGTTGTGTACCAAGCACGCGGCGCCGAGGATGGTCGAGCGAGGCGGTGGTGCGATCGTCAGCGTGTCGTCACTCGCCGGCCACATCGGTGTGGGCGGCAGCGGGGCATACGGCATGTCCAAGGCCGGCGTCAGTCACCTCAGTCGCATCACCGCCGCGGAACTGCGTTCGTCCAACATCCGCGCCAACGCGCTGTTGCCGGCGTTCGTCGACACCCCGATGCAGCAGATCGCGATGACGACATTCGACCAAACGCTCGGAGAAGGCGGCGCCGGCCAGATGATCGCGCGTCTGCAAGGCCGGATGGCCGCACCGGAGGAGATGGCCAGCATCGTGGCGTTCCTGTTGTCCGATGATGCGTCGATGATCACCGGAACCACGCAGATCGCCGACGGTGGCACCATCGCCGCACTGTGGTGA
- a CDS encoding FAD-binding oxidoreductase codes for MADREVTVGYSDGTHKTMPVRPDQTVLDAAEEHGVAIVSECQSGICGTCVATCTAGQYEMGRTEGLSDVERDARKILTCQTFATSDCRIELQYPADDNAALLVACDGVVTGVDLLSATTAVLRVKVSSKTGALHYQAGQFAQLQVPGTNTWRNYSYAHPADGSGDLEFIVRLLPDGVMSNYLRERARPGDHIALRCSKGNFGLRPVVRPVILVAGGTGLSAILAMAESLSADTAHRVYLLYGVTSSEDLCKLDELKALADRVTAVEVHVIVAHPNAEWRGPTGLVTDLLSEGMLSGGDADVYLCGPAPMVEATRTWLDNNGFHRVGLYYEKFVPSGAARRRNPVHLDPASIDIAELRRRGRRTAVVIGGSIAGIAAAKVLTETFDRVIVLEKDDPHRRREGRPGAAQGWHLHHLLTAGQIELERFFPGIVDDMVREGAFKVDMAAQYRIRLGGSWKKPGTSDIEIICAGRPLLEWCVRRRLDDEPRIDFRYESEVDDLVYDRANNAIVGVSVGKDGDFEVVPAEFVVDASGKNTRVPDFLDRIGIGAPEVEQDIINCFYSTMQHRVPPDRQWQDKVMVICYAYRPFEDTYAAQYYTDSSRTILSTSLVAYNCYSPPRTAREFREFASLMPSPVVGENIDGLEPASPIYNFRYPNMLWLHYERKRHLPRALLAVGDAYTSADPVSGLGMSLALKEVREMQVLLGKYGPSHHDLPRRYYKSIAKMAGTASFVIREQNLRFDWMKDVHKKRPFYFRILTWYMDRLMELVHDDLDTYREFLAVVHLVKPPLALMTPGVAGRVIGKWARTRLSGQKTLIARNFENRTVPVADTAERLVAVGGSVPGRTL; via the coding sequence ATGGCGGATCGCGAAGTCACCGTAGGGTATTCGGACGGAACGCACAAGACGATGCCGGTGCGGCCGGACCAGACCGTGCTGGATGCCGCCGAGGAACACGGCGTGGCCATCGTCAGCGAATGCCAAAGCGGAATCTGTGGCACGTGTGTGGCCACCTGCACCGCCGGACAGTACGAGATGGGCCGCACCGAAGGCCTGTCCGACGTGGAGCGGGACGCGCGAAAGATACTCACCTGTCAGACGTTTGCCACCTCCGATTGCCGGATCGAACTGCAGTACCCGGCCGACGACAACGCGGCACTGCTGGTTGCCTGTGACGGCGTGGTGACCGGGGTCGATTTGTTGTCGGCCACTACCGCGGTGCTACGGGTGAAGGTCTCGTCGAAGACCGGTGCGCTGCACTACCAGGCGGGGCAGTTCGCCCAGCTGCAGGTGCCCGGCACTAATACCTGGCGCAACTACTCCTACGCGCATCCCGCCGACGGCAGTGGTGACCTGGAGTTCATCGTCCGGCTGCTACCGGACGGGGTGATGTCGAACTACCTGCGCGAACGCGCCAGGCCCGGTGACCACATCGCCCTGCGATGCAGCAAGGGCAACTTTGGTCTGCGCCCGGTGGTCCGGCCGGTGATCCTGGTCGCGGGCGGCACGGGTTTATCGGCGATCCTGGCGATGGCCGAGAGCCTGAGCGCCGATACCGCCCACCGCGTCTACCTGCTCTACGGCGTGACCTCCAGCGAAGACCTGTGCAAGCTCGACGAACTCAAGGCGCTGGCCGACCGGGTGACGGCGGTGGAGGTGCACGTTATCGTCGCACACCCGAACGCCGAATGGCGTGGACCGACCGGCCTGGTCACGGATCTCCTGAGCGAGGGAATGCTGTCCGGCGGCGACGCCGACGTGTATCTGTGCGGTCCGGCCCCGATGGTCGAAGCAACCCGAACATGGTTGGACAACAACGGGTTTCATCGGGTCGGACTCTACTACGAGAAGTTCGTCCCGAGCGGGGCAGCGCGGCGGCGCAATCCGGTTCACCTCGATCCCGCGAGCATCGACATCGCCGAGTTGCGCAGGCGCGGTCGCAGGACCGCCGTGGTGATCGGCGGCAGCATTGCGGGCATCGCGGCGGCGAAGGTGCTCACCGAGACTTTCGACCGGGTCATCGTCCTCGAAAAGGACGATCCGCATCGTCGCCGCGAGGGCAGGCCCGGAGCCGCGCAGGGCTGGCACCTGCACCACCTGCTGACCGCCGGCCAGATCGAGTTGGAACGTTTCTTCCCCGGCATCGTCGACGACATGGTCCGCGAGGGCGCGTTCAAAGTCGACATGGCCGCGCAGTACCGAATCCGGTTGGGTGGAAGCTGGAAGAAGCCCGGCACCAGCGATATCGAAATCATCTGTGCCGGAAGGCCGTTGCTCGAGTGGTGTGTACGGCGCCGCCTCGACGACGAGCCCCGGATCGACTTCCGCTACGAGTCGGAGGTCGACGACCTCGTCTACGACCGCGCGAACAACGCCATCGTCGGGGTGTCCGTCGGCAAGGACGGCGATTTCGAGGTGGTACCGGCCGAGTTCGTGGTCGACGCATCGGGCAAGAACACCCGCGTGCCGGATTTCTTGGATCGCATCGGCATCGGAGCCCCCGAGGTCGAGCAGGACATCATCAACTGCTTCTACTCGACGATGCAGCACCGGGTTCCACCGGACCGGCAGTGGCAGGACAAGGTCATGGTGATCTGCTACGCGTACCGCCCCTTCGAGGACACCTACGCCGCGCAGTACTACACCGACAGCTCGCGCACCATCCTGTCGACCTCCCTGGTGGCGTACAACTGTTACTCACCGCCACGCACCGCCCGGGAATTCCGTGAATTCGCCAGCCTGATGCCCTCGCCGGTGGTGGGAGAGAACATCGACGGGCTGGAACCAGCCTCGCCGATTTACAACTTCCGCTATCCGAACATGCTCTGGTTGCACTACGAGCGCAAACGCCACCTGCCGCGCGCGCTGCTAGCCGTGGGCGACGCGTACACCAGTGCCGACCCGGTGTCCGGCTTGGGTATGAGCCTGGCGCTCAAGGAAGTTCGGGAGATGCAGGTGCTACTGGGCAAATATGGTCCGAGCCACCACGACCTGCCGCGCCGCTACTACAAATCGATCGCAAAGATGGCCGGCACGGCGTCGTTTGTCATCCGCGAACAGAATCTGCGCTTCGACTGGATGAAAGACGTCCACAAGAAGCGTCCCTTCTACTTCCGCATCCTCACCTGGTACATGGATCGCCTGATGGAATTGGTGCACGACGATCTCGACACCTATCGCGAGTTCTTGGCGGTCGTCCATCTCGTCAAGCCGCCCCTGGCGCTGATGACGCCCGGGGTTGCCGGCCGCGTAATCGGCAAATGGGCGCGGACCAGGCTGTCGGGACAGAAGACGCTGATCGCCCGCAACTTTGAAAATCGGACGGTACCGGTCGCCGATACCGCGGAACGGCTGGTGGCCGTTGGCGGTTCGGTGCCGGGCCGAACTCTCTAG
- a CDS encoding alpha/beta fold hydrolase — protein MSQVHRFLDCRGTRIHAVEDGPSSPEGPLVVLLHGFPESWYSWRHQIPVIAAAGYRVVAIDQRGYGQSSKYRVQSAYRIKELVGDVLGVLDAYGADKAIVIGHDWGAPVAWTFAWLHPDRCAGVVGISVPFAGRGVIGLPGSPFGEHRPNDYHIELAGEGRIWYQDYFSAQDGIIAEIEEDVRGWLLGLTYTVSGEGMMAATKAAVDAGVDLASMDPIDVIRAGPLCMAEGAKLKDAFIYPETMPVWFTDADVDFYAGEFERSGFGGPLSFYHNIDNDWHDLADQEGKPLTPPALFIGGQYDVGTTWGAEAVERAGEVMTDCRGNHMIADVEHWIQQEEPEETNRLLLDFLAGLAS, from the coding sequence ATGTCGCAGGTTCACCGGTTTTTGGACTGTCGGGGCACGCGCATTCATGCCGTCGAAGACGGCCCCTCCAGCCCGGAAGGCCCGCTGGTCGTGCTGCTGCACGGGTTTCCGGAGTCCTGGTACTCGTGGCGTCATCAGATCCCGGTAATCGCCGCCGCGGGCTATCGCGTGGTGGCGATCGACCAGCGCGGCTACGGACAGTCGTCGAAATACCGGGTCCAATCGGCGTACCGCATCAAGGAATTGGTCGGCGACGTACTCGGTGTCCTCGACGCCTACGGTGCGGATAAGGCGATCGTCATCGGTCATGACTGGGGTGCACCCGTCGCGTGGACCTTTGCGTGGCTGCACCCGGACAGGTGCGCCGGGGTGGTCGGGATCAGCGTTCCGTTCGCGGGTCGCGGCGTGATCGGGCTGCCGGGCAGCCCCTTCGGCGAGCACCGCCCCAACGACTATCACATCGAGCTCGCGGGCGAAGGCCGGATCTGGTATCAGGACTACTTCTCCGCGCAGGATGGGATCATCGCCGAAATCGAGGAGGACGTGCGCGGCTGGCTGCTGGGGTTGACCTACACGGTCTCCGGCGAGGGGATGATGGCCGCCACCAAGGCGGCTGTCGACGCGGGCGTGGACCTGGCGTCGATGGACCCGATCGACGTGATCCGCGCCGGCCCGCTCTGCATGGCCGAGGGCGCAAAGCTCAAGGACGCCTTCATCTATCCGGAGACGATGCCGGTCTGGTTCACCGATGCCGACGTCGACTTCTACGCGGGCGAGTTCGAGCGTTCCGGCTTCGGCGGGCCGCTGAGCTTCTATCACAACATCGACAACGACTGGCACGACCTGGCCGATCAGGAAGGTAAGCCGCTCACGCCGCCGGCGTTGTTCATCGGCGGCCAGTACGACGTCGGTACCACCTGGGGCGCCGAGGCCGTCGAGCGCGCCGGCGAGGTGATGACGGATTGCCGCGGGAACCACATGATTGCCGATGTCGAACACTGGATTCAGCAGGAAGAGCCGGAGGAGACCAACCGGTTGTTGCTCGATTTCCTGGCCGGACTGGCTTCGTGA
- a CDS encoding limonene-1,2-epoxide hydrolase family protein, which yields MTDTKEASEKLVRDFLGSWQARSLETICGSFADDAVYHNVPVAPIEGIAGIRAVFQAFLDAFADAKLDILSLAAEPGLVLAERIDYFTMNDGRKVVLPVTGVFEVKNGKIARFSDYFDLADFEAQSGMKL from the coding sequence ATGACTGACACCAAGGAAGCAAGCGAGAAGCTCGTCCGAGACTTTCTGGGGTCCTGGCAGGCGCGCAGCTTGGAAACCATCTGCGGCAGCTTTGCCGACGATGCGGTCTACCACAATGTGCCGGTTGCGCCGATCGAGGGTATTGCCGGCATCCGCGCGGTGTTCCAGGCATTTCTCGACGCGTTCGCCGATGCCAAGCTGGACATCCTCAGCCTCGCCGCCGAGCCCGGTTTGGTGCTCGCCGAACGTATCGATTACTTCACGATGAACGACGGCCGGAAAGTCGTGCTCCCGGTAACCGGCGTGTTCGAGGTCAAGAACGGCAAGATCGCCCGTTTCAGCGACTACTTTGATCTGGCGGACTTCGAAGCGCAGAGCGGAATGAAGCTGTAG
- a CDS encoding TetR/AcrR family transcriptional regulator, with protein sequence MGTTKALAQPVRRRPKDRKQQILDQAVGLFIDRGFHSVKLEDIAEAAGVTARALYRHYDNKQALLAESIRTGQDQYQIARRLTAGEAEPTPRPLSVELPDHIAAAVASRSLAVLWQREARYLNEADRAEVRRRINTIVAGMRDNVVLEVPGLSPQHAELRAWAVASTLTGLGRHNLTLPADQLKERLYQACMAAARTPPVAELTPLDAARDDGDVLFSRYETLLAGGARLFRAQGYPAVSTSEISKAAGIAGPGLYRSFSSKQAILDTLIRRLDEWWSLECIRAVRTNPEAAQRLRGLVQGHVRISLDAPDLVAVSITELPHASAEVRDGYLRNQADRETVWIEQITELVPQTSVVEGRLLVAAAISFIEDVARTWHLTRFVGVADELTAIALSILTSRA encoded by the coding sequence ATGGGGACCACCAAGGCCCTAGCTCAACCCGTTAGACGCCGCCCGAAGGACCGAAAGCAGCAGATTCTGGATCAGGCCGTCGGGCTCTTCATCGACCGGGGTTTCCACTCGGTCAAGTTGGAAGACATCGCCGAGGCGGCGGGAGTCACCGCGCGCGCGTTGTACCGCCACTACGACAACAAACAGGCGTTGCTCGCCGAATCGATCCGAACCGGCCAGGATCAGTATCAGATCGCGCGCCGCCTCACCGCCGGCGAGGCGGAGCCGACACCGCGGCCGCTGAGCGTCGAACTACCCGACCACATCGCCGCGGCCGTCGCATCGCGGTCCCTGGCGGTGTTGTGGCAGCGCGAGGCGCGTTACCTCAACGAAGCGGACCGCGCCGAGGTGCGGCGCCGCATCAACACGATCGTCGCCGGGATGCGCGACAACGTCGTCCTGGAAGTGCCGGGCCTGAGCCCGCAGCACGCGGAGCTGCGCGCGTGGGCGGTGGCCAGCACGCTGACCGGCCTGGGGCGGCACAATCTGACGCTTCCTGCCGACCAACTCAAAGAGCGCCTGTACCAAGCGTGCATGGCCGCGGCGAGGACGCCTCCCGTCGCCGAGCTGACGCCCCTGGATGCCGCGCGCGACGACGGCGATGTGCTGTTCTCCCGCTACGAAACTCTGCTGGCCGGGGGGGCGCGGCTGTTCCGCGCGCAGGGCTATCCGGCCGTCAGCACCAGTGAGATCAGCAAGGCGGCCGGCATCGCGGGTCCGGGTCTCTATCGATCCTTCTCGTCCAAGCAGGCCATCCTGGATACGCTCATCCGCCGGCTCGACGAGTGGTGGAGCCTCGAGTGCATCCGCGCGGTGCGAACCAACCCTGAAGCCGCACAACGTCTTCGGGGCCTGGTGCAGGGGCATGTCCGGATTAGCTTGGATGCCCCCGACCTTGTTGCCGTTTCGATCACCGAACTCCCGCATGCGTCGGCCGAGGTGCGGGACGGGTACTTGAGGAATCAGGCCGACCGCGAAACCGTCTGGATCGAGCAGATCACCGAGTTGGTCCCGCAGACCTCCGTCGTCGAGGGGCGACTGCTGGTCGCGGCCGCGATCAGCTTTATCGAAGACGTCGCTCGCACATGGCATCTCACCCGATTCGTCGGAGTGGCCGACGAGCTCACCGCCATTGCGTTGTCGATCCTGACCAGCCGGGCCTGA
- a CDS encoding cytochrome P450 codes for MSSASVSESVSAIELLPTPVGVANPYPLYEQLRKLSPVAGYRDWPPGTIPGADEPVTAWALFRYDQVFDAAKDSTTFSSRDPLQEASSAPSLMLVNTDPPKHEVERKLVSHAFSPRRVKKLEGWLNELIPQLLAALDADGNPTVEVMEFAAEVPTRAMVRLLGLPDGDHVRFRRWANAFMLSSSLSPEERIASNQEMVTTFATRLAEHTARLAERETGDDSESVEDAEDLISALLRAEVDGQRLTPGEIVRFCVTLVVAGSETTTFLIGNLLHALAREPEVQARLRADRTLLNLFLEETLRLDGPPQRLFRIATRDVEIDGKLIRKGEWVALFFGSANRDPAVFANPDRLDLDRPNIRQQLSLGHGLHFCLGASLARLEVMAVLDAVLDRYRTIALTDDPGTKQTASLLTHAYIRLPLHLS; via the coding sequence ATGTCCTCAGCATCCGTTTCGGAATCGGTTTCGGCCATCGAATTACTTCCCACCCCAGTTGGCGTCGCCAATCCGTATCCGCTGTATGAACAGCTGAGAAAGCTCTCACCCGTTGCGGGATATCGGGATTGGCCGCCGGGAACCATTCCGGGCGCCGACGAGCCCGTGACCGCATGGGCACTGTTCCGCTACGACCAGGTTTTCGACGCCGCCAAGGACAGCACCACCTTCTCGTCGCGCGATCCCCTGCAAGAGGCCTCGTCGGCGCCGAGCCTGATGCTGGTCAACACCGATCCGCCCAAGCACGAGGTGGAACGAAAGTTGGTCAGTCACGCATTCTCTCCACGCCGTGTCAAAAAGCTCGAGGGTTGGCTGAATGAACTGATCCCGCAGCTGCTCGCTGCCCTCGACGCCGACGGCAATCCAACAGTGGAGGTGATGGAATTCGCCGCCGAGGTTCCCACCCGGGCCATGGTGCGCCTGCTGGGATTGCCCGACGGCGACCACGTCCGGTTTCGGCGCTGGGCCAACGCCTTCATGCTCTCGTCGTCGCTGTCCCCCGAAGAGCGCATCGCCAGCAACCAGGAGATGGTGACGACGTTCGCCACTCGACTCGCCGAGCACACCGCCCGGCTGGCGGAGCGGGAGACCGGTGACGACAGCGAAAGCGTGGAAGACGCCGAAGACCTGATTTCGGCGCTGCTGCGCGCCGAGGTGGACGGGCAGCGGCTGACCCCAGGGGAAATCGTGCGGTTCTGCGTCACCCTCGTGGTGGCCGGCAGTGAGACCACGACCTTTCTGATCGGCAATCTGCTGCACGCGCTGGCACGCGAGCCCGAAGTCCAGGCGCGCCTGCGCGCCGACCGAACGCTACTGAATCTCTTTCTCGAGGAGACACTTCGGCTCGACGGGCCGCCGCAACGCCTGTTCCGCATCGCGACCCGTGACGTCGAGATCGATGGCAAGCTGATCCGCAAGGGGGAGTGGGTGGCGTTGTTCTTCGGTTCGGCCAACCGCGATCCCGCGGTGTTTGCGAACCCGGACCGACTCGACCTCGATCGACCCAACATTCGCCAGCAGCTCTCGCTGGGGCACGGGCTGCACTTCTGCCTCGGCGCTTCGCTGGCCCGGCTGGAGGTCATGGCGGTCCTGGACGCCGTACTCGATCGTTACCGGACCATCGCGCTGACCGACGATCCCGGCACCAAGCAGACCGCTAGCCTGCTGACCCACGCCTATATCCGTCTGCCCCTTCACCTTTCATGA
- a CDS encoding 3,4-dihydroxy-2-butanone-4-phosphate synthase: protein MKTTDVRVLRAITAMAAGQSVVVRGDSDGDGYLVFAADTATPRLLAFMVRHTSGYVCAALSESECERLNLPPMCHRNTALCVSVDVRGTGTGISAADRARTIAALASGGAAAADFHRPGHVVPLRAGDEGVLGRQGAAEAAVDLASLAGRPRAAALCEIVSRRHPTLMARGVELTEFAVEYGLPIVSIDELVAYRRRTEPQAVRLTETVLPTWAGDSRVIGFRGTDGGEHLAMIVGSADAGVPVPLHVHVECLTGDVFGSTACRCGGELNTALARMSAQGSGVVIYLRPVGPPRACGLFTRREAVGDPMPETVAWILRDLGLYALKLSDDMPGFGLVMFGAIREHGIATQALAAAG from the coding sequence ATGAAAACCACCGACGTGCGGGTCCTGCGCGCGATCACGGCGATGGCGGCGGGCCAATCCGTGGTCGTCAGAGGCGATTCGGACGGCGACGGCTATCTTGTCTTCGCCGCCGACACCGCAACTCCGCGCCTGCTGGCGTTCATGGTTCGCCACACCTCCGGATACGTGTGCGCCGCGCTGTCCGAATCCGAATGCGAGCGATTGAATCTCCCGCCGATGTGCCACCGGAACACCGCGCTCTGCGTGTCCGTCGACGTTCGCGGGACGGGCACCGGAATCTCGGCGGCGGATCGCGCCCGCACGATCGCCGCGCTGGCGTCCGGCGGCGCTGCGGCTGCGGATTTCCATCGCCCGGGACACGTGGTCCCGTTGCGGGCCGGCGACGAGGGGGTGCTGGGCCGGCAGGGCGCTGCGGAGGCGGCCGTGGATCTCGCCAGCCTCGCCGGACGGCCTCGCGCGGCCGCGCTGTGCGAGATCGTCTCGCGGCGTCATCCCACGCTGATGGCGCGCGGCGTCGAACTGACCGAGTTCGCCGTCGAATACGGGCTGCCCATCGTCTCGATCGATGAGCTGGTGGCGTACCGGCGCCGGACCGAACCTCAGGCGGTCCGGCTGACCGAGACAGTACTGCCCACCTGGGCAGGCGATTCGCGCGTCATCGGCTTCCGCGGGACCGATGGTGGCGAGCACCTGGCGATGATCGTGGGCTCGGCGGATGCCGGAGTGCCGGTGCCGCTGCACGTCCACGTCGAGTGCCTGACCGGAGACGTGTTCGGCTCGACAGCGTGCCGATGCGGCGGCGAACTCAACACCGCTCTGGCCCGAATGTCGGCCCAGGGCAGCGGCGTGGTGATCTATCTGCGTCCGGTCGGACCGCCGCGAGCCTGCGGCCTGTTCACCCGGCGTGAGGCGGTTGGTGACCCGATGCCGGAGACCGTGGCGTGGATTCTGCGCGACCTCGGGCTGTATGCCCTCAAACTCTCCGATGACATGCCAGGATTTGGCCTTGTGATGTTCGGGGCAATTCGTGAGCACGGCATAGCAACTCAGGCCCTGGCGGCCGCGGGTTGA
- a CDS encoding enoyl-CoA hydratase: MNVNGLRPADRRESSGPQFDFIGYETLDEGRIAAITLDRPKQRNAQTRGMLVELDAAFGLAEADDTVRVVILRAAGPAFSAGHDLGSADDVRERTLGPDQHPTYQCNGGTFGGVESRNRQEWHYYFENTKRWRNLRKITIASVHGTVLSAGLMLAWCCDLILASEDTVFADVVGTRLGMCGVEYFGHPWEFGPRKAKELLLTGDCIGADEAHALGMVSKVFPAEELRSSTIEFARRIAKVPTMAALLIKESVNQTVDAMGFTTALDGCFKIHQLNHAHWGEVTGGKLSYGTVEYGLDDWRAAPEILPATKHRP, from the coding sequence ATGAACGTCAACGGACTCCGTCCGGCCGATCGCCGGGAGAGTTCCGGGCCGCAATTCGACTTCATCGGATACGAGACACTCGACGAGGGTCGGATCGCGGCGATCACCCTGGATCGCCCGAAGCAACGCAATGCGCAGACGCGCGGAATGCTGGTCGAGCTGGACGCCGCCTTCGGCCTGGCCGAGGCCGATGACACGGTGCGGGTCGTGATCCTGCGCGCGGCGGGTCCCGCCTTCTCGGCGGGTCACGACCTCGGGTCCGCGGACGATGTGCGGGAACGGACACTCGGCCCGGACCAACACCCCACGTATCAGTGCAACGGAGGCACGTTCGGCGGGGTGGAGTCACGCAATCGTCAGGAGTGGCACTACTACTTCGAAAACACGAAGCGGTGGCGCAACCTGCGCAAGATCACCATCGCTTCGGTGCACGGCACGGTCCTGTCGGCCGGCCTGATGCTGGCCTGGTGCTGTGACCTGATCCTGGCGAGCGAGGACACCGTGTTCGCCGACGTGGTGGGCACGCGGCTGGGCATGTGCGGGGTGGAGTACTTCGGCCATCCGTGGGAGTTCGGCCCGCGCAAGGCGAAGGAACTGCTGCTCACCGGCGACTGCATCGGCGCGGACGAAGCGCACGCACTGGGGATGGTCAGCAAGGTGTTTCCGGCTGAGGAATTACGCTCTAGCACAATTGAATTCGCTCGACGAATCGCCAAGGTGCCCACGATGGCGGCGCTGCTCATCAAGGAGTCGGTGAACCAAACCGTCGACGCGATGGGCTTTACCACCGCGCTGGACGGTTGCTTCAAGATCCACCAGCTCAATCACGCGCACTGGGGTGAAGTCACCGGTGGCAAGTTGTCGTATGGGACGGTCGAGTACGGACTCGACGACTGGCGCGCCGCCCCCGAAATCCTGCCCGCGACCAAGCACCGACCCTGA
- a CDS encoding SCP2 sterol-binding domain-containing protein, with product MSFFTDSSEIDRYIGGVFRDAGDHPQSGPKFRAANIVLRVIYTDPDYELTIALRDDFEVISGPTDLKPDITMTMPADVADRFWRGDYNLTVGLAKGQVKAKGQIGKLLRLIPLTKPLFGMYRAKIADKDRGVA from the coding sequence ATGAGTTTCTTCACGGATTCCAGCGAGATCGACAGGTACATCGGCGGCGTCTTTCGCGACGCGGGAGACCACCCGCAATCCGGACCCAAATTCCGGGCCGCCAACATCGTCCTGCGGGTCATCTATACCGATCCGGATTACGAACTCACCATCGCGCTGCGCGACGATTTCGAAGTCATCTCCGGCCCAACCGATCTCAAACCCGACATCACCATGACGATGCCGGCCGACGTGGCGGATCGATTCTGGCGCGGTGACTACAACCTCACCGTCGGCCTGGCCAAGGGCCAGGTCAAAGCAAAGGGCCAAATCGGCAAGCTGCTGCGACTCATCCCGCTGACCAAGCCGCTGTTCGGAATGTACCGGGCCAAGATCGCCGACAAAGATCGCGGGGTGGCCTGA